A genomic region of Venturia canescens isolate UGA chromosome 7, ASM1945775v1, whole genome shotgun sequence contains the following coding sequences:
- the LOC122413485 gene encoding probable ATP-dependent RNA helicase DDX23 has translation MVHDTKKSMRRSRSRERERDRERDRERRDRGRGRSRSRSKDRGKKDRSTRDVVRDRSPDGGNSGGGAGTSRSRDHDRGTRELLIRNENLRSERSKEEKKHSKFRSNISPDDDKTGENNGRLEGVKKVPATVTTAVVGTIIDDEHTVHEEGKGAEQRKKEPLSLEELLAKKRAEEDARAKPKFLTKEERAAIALQKRQQEVDAIRKAQEESRRVGRGVGDGCPGLASGKREEWDERDRRRENQRNREEDVKDKDKEKEVEAIKERYLGLIKKKRRVRRLNDRKFVFDWDTSEDTSVDYNNIYKERHQVQFFGRGNLAGIDIKAQKRDQSKFYGELLERRRTEAEKEQEKMRLKKVKRKEEKQKWDDRHWSEKALGEMTERDWRIFREDYNITIKGGRIPNPIRSWKESGFQKEILDIIEKVGYKDLTPIQRQAIPIGLQNRDIIGVAETGSGKTLAFLIPLLLWITSLPKIERLEEGDRGPYSIILAPTRELAQQIEEETSKFGEPLGIRTVVVVGGLSREEQGFRLQMGCEIVIATPGRLIDVLENRYLVLNQCTYIVLDEADRMIDMGFEPDVQKILEYMPVTNLKPDNEDAENEEKLLANYNTKKKFRQTVMFTATMPAAVERLARTYLRRPAIVYIGSVGKPTERTEQIVHIMGENDKRRKLMEILSRGVEPPVIIFVNQKKGADVLAKGLEKLGYNSCTLHGGKGQEQREYALASLKNGSKDILVATDVAGRGIDIKDVSMVINYDMAKTIEDYTHRIGRTGRAGKAGLAISFCTKDDSHLFYDLKQTILSSPISTCPPELLNHPEAQHKPGTVVTKKRREEKIFA, from the exons ATGGTTCACGAtacgaaaaaatcaatgagaCGAAGCAGATCTCGAGAGCGTGAACGAGACCGGGAGCGAGATCGCGAAAGGCGTGATCGAGGGAGAGGAAGATCGAGAAGTCGCTCAAAGGATCGTGGTAAAAAAGATCGTAGTACCAGAGACGTAGTGAGAGACCGCTCACCCGACGGCGGTAACAGCGGCGGTGGTGCTGGAACCTCTCGATCGAGGGATCACGATCGAGGAACTCGAGAACTATTGATTAGAAACGAGAACCTCCGAAGCGAGAGAagcaaagaggaaaaaaagcatAGCAAGTTTAGGTCTAATATCAGTCCCGATGATGATAAGACAGGCGAAAACAATGGGCGGCTGGAAGGCGTAAAAAAGGTTCCTGCGACAGTGACTACCGCAGTAGTAGGAACAATAATAGATGATGAGCATACAGTACATGAGGAAGGTAAGGGTGCggaacaacgaaaaaaagaaccTTTAAGTCTTGAGGAGCTATTAGCCAAAAAAAGGGCAGAAGAAGATGCCAGAGCAAAACCAAAGTTTCTgacaaaagaagaaagagcAGCAATAGCATTGCAAAAAAGGCAGCAGGAAGTAGATGCTATTAGAAAAGCTCAAGAAGAGAGTCGCAGAGTTGGGCGAGGAGTGGGCGATGGATGCCCAGGTTTGGCAAGTGGCAAAAGAGAAGAATGGGATGAAAGAGATAG GCGAAGGGAGAATCAAAGAAATCGAGAGGAAGACGTCAAAGACAAAGATAAGGAGAAAGAGGTTGAAGCCATAAAGGAACGATATTTAgggctgataaaaaaaaagcgcagAGTAAGACGCTTAAATgatagaaaatttgtttttgactGGGATACCTCGGAGGATACCTCTGTTGATTACAACAACATATATAAAGAGCGCCATCAAGTTCAGTTTTTTGGTAGGGGAAATCTTGCCGGCATTGATATAAAGGCTCAAAAAAGAGATCAAAGCAAATTCTATGGAGAGCTATTAGAAAGGCGCAGAACAGAGGCTGAGAAGGAACAAGAGAA AATgcgtttgaaaaaagtgaaaagaaaagaagaaaaacaaaagtgggATGATCGGCATTGGTCGGAGAAAGCTCTAGGAGAAATGACAGAACGAGACTGGAGAATATTTCGTGAGGACTATAATATAACGATTAAAGGTGGTCGTATCCCAAATCCCATACGTTCATGGAAAGAATCAGGTTTCCAAAAAGAAATTCTCGACATTATCGAGAAAGTTGGTTATAAGGATCTTACTCCTATACAGCGACAAGCGATTCCCATTGGTCTCCAGAACAGAGACATTATTGGTGTGGCGGAAACGGGTTCTGGTAAGACACTTGCTTTTCTCATACCACTTTTATTATGGATCACGAGTTTACCGAAGATTGAACGCCTCGAAGAAGGCGATCGGGGACCCTACAGCATTATTCTCGCCCCGACTCG tgAATTAGCGCAACAAATCGAGGAAGAAACGAGTAAGTTTGGTGAACCTTTGGGCATCCGCACCGTCGTTGTTGTAGGTGGCCTATCTCGAGAAGAGCAGGGTTTCAGACTCCAAATGGGCTGTGAA ATTGTTATTGCAACACCAGGAAGGCTTATAGACGTtttggaaaatcgatatttggTACTAAACCAGTGTACTTATATTGTTCTCGACGAAGCCGATAGAATGATTGATATGGGTTTTGAACCAG ACGTGCAAAAGATTCTTGAGTATATGCCAGTAACGAATTTGAAACCGGATAACGAGGATGcggaaaacgaagaaaaattgctTGCCAATtacaacacaaaaaaaaaattcagacag ACTGTAATGTTTACTGCAACGATGCCGGCAGCAGTTGAAAGATTAGCACGTACCTACCTTCGACGTCCCGCTATAGTTTATATTGGATCAGTGGGTAAACCGACGGAGAGAACCGAACAGATAGTTCATATAATGGGAGAAAATGATAAGCGTAGAAAACTAATGGAAATATTGAGTCGCGGAGTTGAGCCTCCTGTAATAATATTCGTTAACCAAAAAAAAGGAGCCGACGTGTTGGCTAAAGGGCTCGAAAAACTCGGC TACAACTCTTGCACTCTTCACGGTGGAAAAGGTCAAGAACAGCGAGAATACGCTCTTGCATCTCTTAAAAATGGCAGTAAAGACATTCTCGTTGCAACAGATGTTGCTGGGCGTGGTATTGATATCAAGGACGTTTCCATGGTAATCAATTACGACATGGCTAAGACCATAGAAG ATTACACTCATCGAATCGGACGAACAGGTCGTGCCGGCAAAGCTGGCCTTGCGATATCTTTTTGCACTAAGGACGATAGCCATCTTTTTTATGACCTCAAACAGACGATACTTAGTAGTCCAATATCAACATGTCCTCCGGAGTTACTCAATCATCCTGAGGCACAGCATAAACCTGGCACtgttgtaacaaaaaaacgtcgagaagaaaaaatattcgcctGA